The window aaggaaaatatgtTTGAAACATATCAACAtcttaacattttaaagattGATGTATCGTTATATTCTATCATGTATAAGTATCTGACATCTATATGTTTGTGCTTTCTTACAACGCCACAAACGAATATCGGTGGAAATAAAAAGGCGACTGTTAGCAAATAATTTTGtactaaatttatttgaaataggaGTATAGATAGTTTCTTAAGGCTTGTGGATGACAAATTAACTTTACCGTCCATTGCCTTCTTTTATTTCTCACTTTCAGGAGAGACCGACAAGTGAAGAAATCACGGAGGTACACGCCATaatatttttggaaagaaCAAGAGGAATTGAAACtccaattttcatttatgtagTGTGTTATGAAGTTGAAATGGATCCTGAAACTGCCCTAGAGCTTGTAAAGCATGGTGTGACAATTCTCCTCCTAGATGTTCCTCAGTACACCCTCGTTGGAATTGATACTCAGGTTAATCACATATATGggatctttctcttttttcttttttctttcgagAAACACCAATTTCCAAAGGTCCTTAAGGGTCACTCCATTTCAGGCTGTATACGGGTGGATGCCACCTCCATTGGTGTCTTATGGTGATCGTGACACTCCCAACCCTACCTTAGACGAATAGCTCAAAGCACGAGATGAAATGTTGGGAATATTAAAAGAACACTTACGGGTTGCACAAgataagataaaaaagaatgcaGACTTGAAGCGTCGGGATGTAGAGTATGCGGTTGGTGACATGGTTTTCTTGAAAAGTAGACCCTATAGACAAATCTCATtgcgaaaaaagaaaaatgagaagtcTCCCAAGTTCTTTGGGCCATATAAGATTGTGGAACGAATCGGATTGGTTGCGTATAGGCTAGAGTTGTCAGAGTCTGCTTCCATTCATCCAGTATTCCATGTGTCCCAACTCAAAAAAATGGTGGGTGATCCTCGACTCGTACAATCGAACATGTTGCCTTATGTTACTGAAACTCACGAGTGGAAGTCTAAACCAGAGGAAATATTTGATTACTCGAAGAATAAAGGAGGAAGCCGGGAAGTGTTGATTAAATGGCAAGGTCTCCCTCCTCTTGAGGCAACGTGAGAGGATTATGAAAAGCTCCAGCaactatttccaaaatttcaccttgaggacaaggtgctTTTGGAAAGGGGATGTAATGATAGACCCCCTATCATACATCAATAtagtagaaagaaaaataaaagagttcACAGGGGAATGCATGTGTGAAGTGgagaaaaattagaagattGTAGGTGTCGGTTAGGATAACTCGAAGGAGATTTAGAAAGGTTGTTAGGTGTCGATTAGGATAAATAAAGGTAGGGAAGGAAGAGGAAGGGGGAGTTAAGAAGAATCAACTCATGCTCTTCCTTGAGAGATAGGATAGCAGAGAGAGTTAAATTGATTTCGAATTGAGATCTCCTCAATTCAATTGTtctgttattattatttcattttgtaattCATTCTTCGGATTGAATAAAGGTTTCTAGTTGAATTTCCAAAAGTGTTTCATCACTTGCTTGATTAGAATGACTGTGTTATATTTTGCTTGCACTGATGCATGAAAAGGAGGGAGACTTCTGAATTTAATATACTACTTTTGCTTTCTATTGCCTGCAAAGTACTTTTGCTTTCTATTGCCTGCAAAGTGCAAATTATCGTTCTGGAAGATTGAAGTTGGCATGACTTTACTAATTTTCCACATTGAATGAGAACTCACCAGTTCTTGAACGATATCAGATCTGAAAATGTGTTCGAGACTTTTGGTAGCCTTCATAATTTTCGTCCATTGTTCCTTTCAGATTGTTTTCTTATCCTAGTATAAGATACTTCTTCTATCGATagacttttcatttttgtacttttccCCCTTaccttcttaaaaaaattgagaatttgGAATTgtgaatttaatataatatctgaATCTGCTTCATGTAGTGTTTTGtggaatttgatttttcttcgtCTGTTGTGTTGTTTCACTTTCTTTGAAGTTCCTTTAGTTGTTGCTTTTGTCTTCTTCTGCACATCCTTTATATTAGagaaaatagattttgatCTTTAtgctatttatttttttggtattttcaaaatttattcttgGTTTACGTCCAAGATCATTTGAAGATCATCAATCTTATCACCAATGGGAAAGACTAATTCATCTTTTCCCAAAGCATCAATCCTTCCAAGTTTTTGTCTCTAATTAAGACATGAGGAATACAGATTTAAGAAATACATTTGTTGTCTCCTTGTTAAGATTTAATCTTGATGCTACATTTATCAACTTCGTATGGACTTCATGACTAGTTGGTAGGCTTTTTGTTGCCGCTATTGGCTTGGTTTTTGTTTCCAAGAAATGGGCTTTTTATTTGATGATTTCATGTTTCAAATCAAGTCTGCATAATTTCTAATCATCTTTTCGATTTGGCAATAAGTGGATTCTTATGTTAACTTCCAGTTGCTCCCTAGACAAAGTTTCTGGAAAGTCCCATGTATATCCTTCCACTGAAGTAGTGGAAACTCAGTTTTCCGTTTTGTTggtttcttcatcttcatcctcaGCATTTTGGCAATCCAACAACCCCTTCATTGTTCATTTATGGTTTATGctttttgattcaatttttgttcagAGTTCGGTTCGATTTTCAGCCTCTTCATGGTGTGCTATTTCTGATCTCCGTTATGGATATTCTTTTCCAAGTTTTATGCCTCATGTGggcttttgattttgttttgactttattcttccattatttttgTCCCACGTGGAGTTAGTATCTTTTGTGagtcttttttcatttcatccaAGAAAGTTGTttctagtaaaaaaaaaagtatctaAAGAAGATAGTTACTAAAGAGATAAATGACTAATATTGAGATCTTTCTCTTTCGTACTCCTCTTTTCTTATGACGGTCGAGCGCCTCCCCCTCTCACATCATCAAATGAAAGTCATCAAAAGTAATCTCTCTCTGCTGCGActgctctctctctcactcacgtAGAGGCCAATTTACTTTTGCAGTTTGCTCCTGTAGTTGTGAGGATGGATGATTATGAGTCGTCATGAGATTTTGTAAGTCCTTATAAAACggtttacatatatatttcagTCCctaatgttataattttttgtaagGACCCAACACCTGCCACTCAGTATAATCCCAACAAAGCAATTGAGAAACAGAGACAATACTCTACTctgtatttatatattgatatagtTATACTTATAACAGAAGACAAGGTTCATATAATATCCtctaacaaagaaaatacCACACTAGACAATATCAActagaagaaaagaacaaagacAAAGGATAACTCTCTAGCTAATTCGATAATGTTGGTCTTCTCCTCCAAAAGCTGCTGCTATTCTTTTCTCAATGATGATACCTTCAACAATCCCAAAAACATTCCCTTATATACTCTCATACCTTCCCGTAGGTCCCACATCATAATGTTCCTTCCATAAACCTAATAGGTTAAGCTACCATTACCTTTTCTGCCCCTATGTTTGTATGTGTGAATGATAGGGGGTCTAACAATACCGTCTTCCGCGAAactcaccttgtcctcaaggtggaaaaGATGGAGGTAATTCGAATATCTCTTTTTCTGCTTTAAAAGTTCTCTAATCATGGGTAGCTCGGATTCATCTCCCTTATCTTCAATCTCACTGTCGTATTGTGttccttcttcaattttcaagtgtttaaaatccaacaaaaatcATTGGTCTTCTACCTCCCATGTTTTGGTTTATCGTTTTCAAGGAGCATTATGTCTTTTCTAACGTTGGGTCTCTTTTTAGTATAATCTGCGATTTTCCAATCCTAAATGTCATAGTCATCGAAGGCCAATGCACACCCATGAATCTGGTAGTGCTGAACCACTGCATTCCCAACACAACATCAATTTTTCCAGTCCAATGGCGAGAAAATCTGCTACAATAGTCAACTTCGGCAGCTTGACTTTCACACGCTTGCAAATTCCTATCCCTTCCAGCATTGACCCATCCCCAATCGTCACTCCAAATTTAGTTCCCTTCTCGAGTTGCAATTTCAGCTCCTCAACAACTTCGTGATAGAATGAAATTGTGGGTCGCCCCACTGTCGATAAGTATGATCACTTCTCGGTCTCTTACTTTTCACTCTAATTTCATGGTTCCTTTGGATGTAAAACCCAAAATGGTTTGGAGCGCAATTTTCATCTCTGCCATCACTTCCAACGTTTTCAATTCTATTATCTCGATTCCAGTCTTCATCTTCGTTTCCTTATTTCCGTTGGTTGCTGCTTCTTCCAAATCTTCCTCTTCATTTAGAATAATTAGCATCAActctctgttttcttttatcttgCATCTATGCCCATGGGAGTATTTTTCGTTGCAACAAAAGTACACACCCTTATCCAATCTTGCTCTAAATTCACTGTCCATCAACCTCTTTACCGATGGTTCCCCTTGTGCATAATTTTCCTTGAATGGAATCGAAATTTGCTTCATCCCATATTTAGTTCTTcgagtttctttcttttccgaACTCATCCCCTTTTGATagtttttaatattactttgGGCCCCAACCTTACCCGGCCCACTAAAGCCTAGTTCAATTAACACTAAGTTTAAGGCTAAATTTCGGTCATTGACTAATTGTGCCTCCTACATACAGTCTTCTAAGGTTAATGGGTGCCTTCTTTTCACTTTAGCCTGCAAAGACTGTTTCAACCCCGTTATGAATGCGTCAATCAACATACGTTCTGCCATCTCTGGTAATGGCGTGGAATAGTTGAGgaatttttttacataatctGTATACGACCCCTCTTGCTAAATGCGTATGAGATGAGCTCTCAAGCTGCCTTCTCCCAGAACTTTAAAATACTCAAACATCctctttttcaaatctttccaGGATGTGAATCTTTTCCGGTTATTACTCCATCGGAACTAGTCCACTTCATCCTATGTAAAACTGACCACCACTACCTTCACGTTCTCCGCTTCGGTTACGTTGTTGATCTCAAAATAATGTTCGGCCCTATACACCCATGTTTCTGGTTTCACCCCTGCAAAAATAGGCATCTCtaactttttgtatttgtttctATCAAGAACACCACCCATGAAGCCCGACATCATGTCAACTTCCTCCATCTTgcctttcattttcaactcaGACCCACAAGATTCCTCTCGGCGTTTGTTCATACTGCTTTCCTTTACATCCTCTGATCTTTCACATCCTCCGACAACTTCTCCACGCTTTTAGTTAGTCCAAGGGAAACTCTTTCAATCCCAATATTTCTTTCTCACTgatttccattcttttttctagttGTCTTTGTGCCATTGCTCGTGTTCTCCCCATGATTTTTTGGAGCTTTGATACCAATTTGTAAGGACCTAACACCTGCGACTCAGTAAAATCCCAACAAACCAATAGAGGAACAAAGATAGTactatgtatttatatatcgATATAGTTATTATAGAAGACAAGGTTCATATATTATcctctaacaaaaaaataccACACTAGACAGTATCAACcagaagaaaataacaaacacaAAGGGCAACTGTCCAGCTAATTTGAGAATGTTGTCCTTCTCCTCCAAAAGTTGCTGctattctttttctcaatgacGATACCTTCAACAATCCCAAAAACATTCCCTTATATACTCCCATACCTTCTCGTAGGTCCCACATCAGAATGTTCATTCCATAAACTTAATAGGTTAAGCTGCCCCTGGTTATTACCTTTTCTGCCCTACGTTTGTATGGGTGAATGATAGGggtctaatatttttttccctttttaataCGAATTTAGCCCCCAATGTTTTAGCCTTATTCCTAACAAGTTCGTGCACAAACAAGATATAtggaattagtttaatgtagtTGATAGAAAACCAATATCGCTTGGAAGTAACGTtaataagtaattttttagaaatcaGGAATAAAGTTTTAACTTGGGAAGTTTGTACAAATGACTCTGTTGAAATTTGGTCCAAGGTCTAAAGTGACATGGAAAATGACTTTCTGCTTTGTGTTGTTATGAGACACAGGTATCACGTAATAAAAATAAGACaaaccaaatataaaacaatgGTTTGTGTGTGAGGGCCCTTATGACTCTGCATCATTGCCCAACACTAATTAGCAAGACCCAACTCATAGTTCAGTCCTAGGCTATTTTTGGTGCCTTTTGTAtggtatatttaatttgttttattatatctttgtaaatataataattagattcaaaatattaatatatatatatataacaatttctttttaagaaattgcaaatataacaaatattggtttatcactaatagattaTTATCAACGATAGTAGTCTATTGTtaaactttgctatatttgcaacttttttaaaaaaatgttagctTAACACATAATTATTATCCTTAAAGTTGCtatctattataattactATATGATCTTACATTCacaaattagggttttgtaaatttaacTCCTTATCCTCTCAAATTAAACACACAAGATGTACTCTTAAGTTTGGGTCTAAATTATCTAGCTCTTTGGTTTTCATTTATCTCACAAATATGGATATGACTTTAGAATGGCTTCCTGAAACTGTTGATGCAATTTTAACTTCAACTGATCAAGGTTTCCTTACATACATTCTTTTGGTGTGTTAAGATCAAAATATCATCCTTCTCGACAACATAAACATGGGAGGGATATGCATATCATACATTCCATCACATATGTGATTAATGAGCATACTCACCTGAAGATTCTTCATTATtcctttaacttttttattcttcccTTCTCCACGCTGGATTTGTTTCCCTTTTATTTCATCCTCCATCGCAACATAGTTTTCTTGTGTTTATTTTCTCCCCCTTGCTTGATGCCAAACAAATGTAGCTTGAACGTAGAGTCGACTACCTTCGAGTATGGGGAGTAATCTTCAAATTATCATTCCAAAGAGTTTAGTGTGGTGGAGATTGGAGAACTAACCAAGACCTCAGCTAGGGTGGAGCACGATTGAATTTAGCTCTGCTCACCTATGAAGAAGATGTCACTTAATTTTGAGTCGAGTATGAAATCCCTCTTTACATTCATCCAGCGTTCCAAGATCAAATATGTGATTGATAGATCCATTCCTAGTTCTTATTGTCCTTGCTTTTCATCCAATCTTAGGACATATTTAggagtgattttaaaaatgactaaagtgattttaacaatttcaaattattttcaaacatgtctttactttacttttttaaaaaattgaaacatatcataatttataatttttttagcatGTTTTCTATACACCAgttatttccatttcaaacTATTGTTAAacttatctttatttattagtttaaacttttggaCCTATGAGCGATCTAGTTAAGATGATATCATAATATTACATCTATTTTTGGTTATTAGTTTTAAGGTTTGAAAGGTTGGAGTCCacaaactaaacaaaagttctttttttctttttctttttgttactttATATGCTCAAAGTTATTTCAATTtggacaaaacaaaaaatgtgcAAGTTAAGTTGTCCCACCATTGACATAATCATCAAATGACTAACAAAACTTTATTAAAGCAAACACAGGTtcaataaaacctaaaacgttttattacaaattaatcACATAAATTCCCAAGATCCCAAAATCCAATTTCAATTCTTCCTCTGAAGCATTTGCTTGAACCAATGAGCTGACATTTTAGGATACCTCTTGAGGCCATTTTTGTAGTCAACATAGACAATGCCAAATCTAGAGGTATACCCTGATAGCCACTCAAAGTTATCTAACAAAGACCAAGCAAAATAGCCACTTACATTGGCTCCATCATCAATTgctcttttcatattttgtatgTACAACTTGAAGTACTCGATTCTCTCTAAATCAAAAAGCGCTTCTGGGAGTTGAATGTCGGGTGTATCTCTACCTGTTGATTtcaaaacgaaaaaaaaaaaaaaaaaaagcaatggttacaaataacataataagtttttcatttttcacaaATACCAATTTTGGCCAACTTTTTTAATGAGTTCGTCAGGGAGCCATCTAGGTTAGGATTGGTATTAAGACCAACAAAAATACTTCGCTTCACTTCGTCtagtttcttttgtttccaaCTCTACCGCACccatttgaaaaatcaaattcaccATTTTTATCATAGATGTTAGAGTTTCATATCCATTGAATAATGAAATAGTTATGGGTTTATGAGGAATGATAACTATGTTTCATAGTATCATTCAAAACAAAGTTACGAAAGGTGTATGTCCAAAGCGAACTATATGTGAGAGGTATATGAGGTCCATCATGCATAGCTACAATTTGGTTGAATTAAAGCGTACAGTCAATCCCCTTGCTTGGCCTTCTTGATTTTGGTCCGAGGAATTGGTGAGTGCATTTGGAGTTGAAAGGTCTAGCAGGATCAATACATAACCTATAGGAGAAAAATTGTTCTTTCCCAACCATTATCCTTGTTGGGATTGCAATAGTGATCCAAAAGAGAAAGTAATGAAAAGTTGTGTATTGATTATAATATAGATTTCAAACAAGAGGGCACCAATGCaactcattaaaaaaattgtccaaAAAGAAGGATATATTTgtgagaaacaaaaattttaattagttaatttaactCGTACCGTTCTCCGAAAGAATAACATTAGGGTTTCCATATCTCTCTTTGACGTACATCAAAGCTTTATACATTCCCCATGGAACTTGGTAGAGCCATGTAGAATGAGCCTGAAcatttgataatataaaacattttatcaaaattttaagaccTTACAAAAAGAGTAATTAAAGTaggaaaaagtaaataaaaacaatgtgTACTTACCCGTGGACCTATTGGTACTCCATTCTTTTCAACTGTgtgtaaaacaaaaagataacaaaTGGAATTATTTATAAACGTTAGAGATATTTATGAGAGTTTTTAACGAACTATATAgattaaatactatttttttttttgttaactatGGGTACttaatttgcaatttaagGAGAGAGAGATTACATGCAAAGCCAACATTCCAATCATTCTGATAGCCAGGGGCATCGAGTTGAGTGCTTTTTGGGTTAAACATATAGAAAGTAGTGTATTGATTAATTCCCAAAAAGTCAATGGAACCCTTCACTAACGAAACCTCTTCTTCACTAAACTTTGGTAGTCTTTCTTTAACTATTTCTTGCATTGTTCTTGGATATTCTCCATATGTAATTGGATGCAAAAACCTaaacccacacacacacaaaagtgttaaaaattaacaaaatagaTCACCCAAAacttatttttacaatttggtatataaaaaaattattttcatcaattttatcatttaataaacaatggaaaagaaaagtaaaaataccAGCCAAGGTGGAAATCTCTTGCTCTTTGTGCTGCATAATTATCCTGTTTTCCTCTTGTAAGAGGCTCGTAATACGCAAAATCCAACAGAATTCCGATTCTACCTTCTTGTGCTTTCTGAATATCAAATACTTCAATGTATTACTTTAAAAACACacatttggaaaaataaataaacaataaaagaggagattttgatttcttttgatttctttttatttcttctcaaactttcaactttaatgACTAAAAAAGTCCCCGAACTTTAAAGTCAAATGATatataagatttgaaattgaattttatatgtaattcgatcttaaactttcaatttcgaAATTTTATGTATAGTATGCTCTTAATTCTACTATTTAAAGTTAAGGGATTTCATAGACTCACAATTTTAAAGTGTATGTTGACATGATGCAACTAATAGCCGAGAGttaagtttagtttaatttactTGGTAGttgtttctatatatatcCACAGCTGCAGCATGAGAAAGAATAATGTGGTGAGCTGCAATATAAGGCTCAGTCCCTGAGTTCCCATTTGTGCAATTGCCATACTCCTTTGAACACCTTGAAGGTGGGTTTATGCCATTGTCAAACCCTAAAGCTGCTATCACTCTTGGCTCGTTAAACGTCATCCAATTTTTCACTCTATCTCCAAAGTGTTCAAAGCAAAATTCTGCATACTTAGCAAAATCCTTCCTGCATAttacacatatacatatatttattgcattaatttttcatctttctatAGTTCTATATGGGTTCAATGTTAATATGAAACGtcaactttaaacttttgaaagtctAGTCTAAgagtataattaaaatattgctcTTCAAAGTTTAGAGTATTTTGTGTTCATCTTATAacattttcacaaaaaaaaaaaaaaaacttatataataattatgtcAAAGTTGGCTGGACAAAGATGAAAGAGTTTTGGTTGAAACAAATTCTCAAGTTCGAGATATCTTACATAACGGTCTGTTTGATAAGATCTggaaatagaaattttaaaagaagagttaacatgaaaacaaaatagtgTTTCAGGTTAACAAATATGTGTTGgttttatattcataaattagattctaatataaataattgtaaaataatagTTGTAGTTATCTactaaatattagaaaaattagaatttaagtcctgtaaatttataattataatttatggacaaataatttatatggTAAAATACTTTAGAGATATTAATAAACCTTGGGAACCGTATATGAAGttatatcaaactaaaatagactacattctaaacttttaaaatcatatagaTCTAACTTCAAACTATAacaactattatttttaataaaaaaaaattaattgagtttATAATATGATAGggtctttatttaatataattttcaattttcaattgtaaattaacaaaaattaaacataaaaattttgttttcaaaattttcactatttgtatcacaaaattcaaatacatttttgaaaatagaaacagGTTGTAGTAAt of the Cucumis sativus cultivar 9930 chromosome 3, Cucumber_9930_V3, whole genome shotgun sequence genome contains:
- the LOC101209364 gene encoding beta-glucosidase 44, with amino-acid sequence MNMQLGCIFFVFVFLISSVISRTEPIDQTYGFDFSKIKFDTGGLSRNAFPKEFIFGTATSAYQVEGMADKDGRGQSIWDPYVQIPGNIAGNATGEVAVDQYHKYKEDVDIMKRLNFDAYRFSISWSRIFPNGTGEVNWKGVAYYNRLIDYMVDQGITPYANLYHYDLPLTLQERYGGLLGMQIVKDFAKYAEFCFEHFGDRVKNWMTFNEPRVIAALGFDNGINPPSRCSKEYGNCTNGNSGTEPYIAAHHIILSHAAAVDIYRNNYQKAQEGRIGILLDFAYYEPLTRGKQDNYAAQRARDFHLGWFLHPITYGEYPRTMQEIVKERLPKFSEEEVSLVKGSIDFLGINQYTTFYMFNPKSTQLDAPGYQNDWNVGFAFEKNGVPIGPRAHSTWLYQVPWGMYKALMYVKERYGNPNVILSENGRDTPDIQLPEALFDLERIEYFKLYIQNMKRAIDDGANVSGYFAWSLLDNFEWLSGYTSRFGIVYVDYKNGLKRYPKMSAHWFKQMLQRKN